GTCTTTCCATATCGGGCGCAGAATGCGGTGCTCAATGTCGTTCAGGGAAATCTTCTCCCCCTCAATAACAGCCAGTTTTTTATACCACGGGCCTATTGACACAAGCCGCGTGTAAATCTTCTTTATTGAAGGCACGGGATAGTTGTCAAGCACGAGTTGAACTGTGAGCGCGTTGTAGAGATTGACCCAGTAGGCGAACTGCTCATCACGCGAAAAAGAACGCACGGAAGCGGCGGAAAGTTCCGCCACATAGCCGTCCAGAACGGCTTTGTCTTCCGGTGAAACGCCGCCGTAATCAAAAAGCGCAAGGCCGTCTTCACGGACGGAAACGTAACGGGAGAGAAAATCTCCCCATTTTTTATGGGAAACAGCCCCCGCCGCATCCCCGTGTTTTTCCCACATCCGCCACACCCCGGCTTCGGAGAGCGGAGAAAACGCAAAAACGGAAAAACATAAAACCCACGAAATTACGCGGGAAAAAACCCGAATAAAAACCCCGCTCGCGTAAAAACTCATGCAGCCCGCGCCTTCCGTCCGCTCGCAATCCGCCACGCCGCTATTGCGGCAAACGCGATGAGTCCCGCAACCTGAACCGCGCCGACCATTCCGCCCATAAGGCCCCCCTCGCTTGCCACAACCGAAAAGCCGGTGGCTATCAGCGCAAGGTCAAGAAGCGCCCCCGTGACTACCGCCGTCACGCAAATTGAAGACACATACACGCCGGTGAACCGCCAGCCGAACTGCCTGCCCAAAACGGCTATGGTCGCC
This portion of the Candidatus Dadabacteria bacterium genome encodes:
- a CDS encoding DUF547 domain-containing protein — protein: MSFYASGVFIRVFSRVISWVLCFSVFAFSPLSEAGVWRMWEKHGDAAGAVSHKKWGDFLSRYVSVREDGLALFDYGGVSPEDKAVLDGYVAELSAASVRSFSRDEQFAYWVNLYNALTVQLVLDNYPVPSIKKIYTRLVSIGPWYKKLAVIEGEKISLNDIEHRILRPIWKDPRVHYAINCASIGCPNLVAAYTVRNTERLLEEAARAYVNHPRGAEVKGGKLFVSSIYKWFIEDFGDDNEGVIAHIKKYASPQLLKDLKGINKISGDSYDWDLNDTTGRLP